A window of the Butyricimonas faecalis genome harbors these coding sequences:
- a CDS encoding SoxR reducing system RseC family protein — translation MTKNTIEHSGIVTQVADTFIIVTIQSQTACAGCHAKGACGMSEMALKSITAEKPDEDVKIGDKVIVCASTQNAMLSVLLAYIVPSALIILILTLLILAGVNEVMAATLSLVVTSIYFICLYLLRNKFAKKIKFKVKIA, via the coding sequence ATGACAAAGAATACGATAGAACATAGTGGTATCGTGACGCAGGTGGCCGACACGTTCATTATAGTGACCATACAAAGCCAAACAGCCTGTGCAGGATGTCACGCCAAAGGAGCTTGCGGCATGTCGGAAATGGCCTTAAAAAGCATTACCGCGGAAAAACCCGATGAAGATGTTAAAATAGGAGACAAAGTTATCGTCTGCGCCAGTACCCAAAATGCCATGCTTTCCGTTCTGCTGGCATACATTGTTCCTTCAGCTTTAATTATCTTAATCTTAACCTTACTTATCCTGGCCGGAGTTAATGAAGTCATGGCCGCCACATTATCTCTAGTTGTAACATCCATCTACTTTATTTGCCTGTATTTATTAAGAAACAAATTTGCGAAAAAAATAAAATTCAAGGTTAAAATAGCATAA
- the rsxC gene encoding electron transport complex subunit RsxC, with amino-acid sequence MLKTFKIGGVHPPENKLSAQGEIITLPLPEQVSIPLSQHIGAPAVPTVKKGDQVKVGQIIGQAAGFISANIHSSVSGTVMSLDPVIDASGYPRPAVTIKVEGDEWDENILKDPINKHPNTFTKEEILAAISAAGIVGMGGATFPTQVKLSPPPGSTAEVLIINGVECEPYLTADHRLMLEHGKELIIGIELIMKALGVKRTIVGIENNKRDAIEELGKLAKLADGIEICPLKIQYPQGGEKQLIQATTGKFVPSGGLPIAVGAVVQNVGTVYAVYEAVMKHKPLFERVVTVTGKSLKEPGNYLCRIGTPISQLIEAAGGLPEDTGKVIGGGPMMGKALTNTNIPITKGTSGILLMRQEESTRKEYRNCIRCSKCVNVCPMGLEPYYLMLLGERNKLEMLESEKVMDCIECGSCSFTCPANRPLLDVIRLAKARTGQMIRSRKK; translated from the coding sequence GTGCTTAAGACATTTAAAATTGGGGGAGTTCACCCACCAGAAAATAAATTATCAGCACAAGGGGAAATTATCACACTTCCCCTCCCCGAACAAGTAAGTATACCATTATCACAACATATCGGGGCTCCTGCCGTTCCCACGGTAAAAAAAGGAGATCAAGTAAAAGTAGGACAAATCATCGGTCAAGCCGCCGGCTTTATATCAGCCAACATACACAGTTCTGTATCAGGAACCGTCATGTCGCTTGATCCCGTGATCGATGCCAGCGGATATCCCCGTCCGGCTGTTACCATTAAAGTGGAAGGTGACGAATGGGATGAAAATATCTTAAAAGATCCTATCAACAAACACCCCAATACATTCACGAAAGAAGAAATCCTGGCAGCCATCAGTGCCGCGGGAATAGTCGGTATGGGTGGAGCCACCTTCCCGACACAAGTGAAACTATCTCCCCCTCCCGGAAGTACTGCCGAAGTACTGATCATCAACGGGGTGGAATGTGAGCCTTACCTCACGGCAGACCATCGTTTGATGTTGGAACACGGGAAAGAGTTGATCATCGGTATAGAACTCATCATGAAAGCCCTCGGCGTGAAACGCACGATCGTGGGGATCGAAAATAACAAACGGGACGCCATCGAAGAACTTGGTAAACTGGCCAAACTAGCGGATGGCATCGAGATTTGCCCGTTAAAAATACAATACCCGCAAGGAGGTGAGAAACAATTAATACAAGCGACCACGGGGAAATTCGTACCATCAGGTGGACTACCGATTGCTGTCGGGGCCGTGGTGCAAAACGTGGGGACGGTATATGCCGTGTACGAAGCAGTCATGAAGCACAAACCCTTGTTCGAACGGGTAGTCACGGTTACCGGAAAATCATTGAAAGAACCGGGTAATTACCTTTGCCGCATCGGAACGCCCATCTCACAATTGATCGAGGCTGCCGGAGGGTTACCTGAAGACACGGGTAAAGTGATCGGAGGAGGCCCTATGATGGGAAAAGCCTTGACGAACACGAACATTCCCATCACCAAAGGCACGAGTGGTATCCTGCTGATGCGTCAAGAGGAATCAACCCGTAAAGAGTACCGCAACTGTATCCGTTGTTCGAAATGTGTTAACGTGTGCCCTATGGGATTGGAACCCTATTATTTGATGTTACTCGGAGAGCGCAACAAGTTGGAGATGCTGGAATCAGAAAAGGTCATGGATTGCATTGAATGCGGTTCATGTAGTTTCACTTGTCCGGCCAACCGTCCGTTGCTTGACGTGATCCGTTTGGCTAAAGCCAGAACAGGTCAAATGATCCGGTCGAGAAAA
- a CDS encoding Fe-S cluster domain-containing protein codes for MMTTTIIYTIISLCAIGIASAVILYIVAQKFKVEEDPRIDTVESILPGANCGGCGKPGCRGFAEATVKATSLDGLFCPVGGAETMTKVAAALGMEVTVQTPQIAVVRCNGTCDHRQRTSQYDGYKSCAIEHSLYRGETDCTFGCLGCGDCVTACLFDAIHMDETGLPVVSEEKCVACGACVKACPRNIIELRNKGVKDRRVFVCCVNKDKGNIARKACTAACIGCGKCAKECPFEAITLENNLAYIDFRKCRLCRKCVSVCPTHAIHEVNFPPRKITEPADQLKTEIN; via the coding sequence ATGATGACTACTACCATTATTTACACCATTATTTCTTTGTGCGCCATAGGAATCGCATCTGCCGTGATCCTTTATATTGTTGCACAAAAGTTCAAGGTCGAAGAAGACCCTAGAATTGATACCGTGGAAAGCATTCTACCGGGAGCGAATTGCGGTGGATGTGGCAAACCCGGATGTAGGGGATTTGCAGAAGCCACGGTAAAGGCGACTTCATTGGATGGCCTGTTTTGCCCGGTTGGAGGTGCGGAAACCATGACAAAAGTTGCCGCAGCCTTGGGCATGGAAGTAACCGTACAAACACCACAAATTGCGGTAGTAAGATGTAATGGCACGTGTGACCATCGTCAACGCACCAGTCAATATGACGGTTACAAATCATGTGCCATCGAACATTCTCTTTACCGGGGTGAAACCGATTGTACATTCGGTTGCCTGGGATGTGGGGATTGCGTGACAGCCTGCTTGTTTGATGCCATTCACATGGACGAGACCGGTCTTCCGGTCGTTTCCGAGGAGAAATGTGTGGCATGTGGAGCTTGCGTGAAGGCCTGTCCGAGAAACATCATCGAACTACGGAACAAAGGAGTGAAAGATCGGCGAGTTTTCGTTTGTTGCGTGAACAAAGACAAAGGAAATATTGCCCGTAAAGCTTGTACAGCAGCCTGCATCGGATGTGGAAAATGCGCGAAAGAGTGTCCATTCGAAGCGATCACACTGGAAAACAACCTGGCATACATCGACTTCCGCAAGTGTAGACTTTGCCGGAAATGTGTCAGTGTTTGTCCGACACACGCCATTCACGAGGTTAATTTTCCTCCCCGGAAAATCACCGAACCTGCTGATCAATTGAAAACTGAAATTAATTAA